One genomic window of Conger conger chromosome 7, fConCon1.1, whole genome shotgun sequence includes the following:
- the ftr82 gene encoding finTRIM family, member 82: MAEPMSPDYFSCPLCVGMLRDPVAIPCGHSFCMDCISNYWNEADYTGIYICPQCRITFTQRPVLRPNTMLTKVAEKMKKSGLNPPAGVPNNSYAGPGDVPCDFCTGKKFKAVKSCLNCLASYCDKHLKPHYESATFKRHKLVDELGNLDRKICPQHQKSLELFCRTDQMCICALCTVSEHRGHDIVSAEAERTEKQKLLGVSQVEIRQKCQDRMKELDELRTAVDSLKSSAQRAMAESEKLFSEMIRSIERMRAEVSKLIGINEKAAFNQAEGLVERLEQEIEELKKKESGLKQLHSTEDHIHFLQNFNYLCTPTDDGVIPRVSLNPDFSFGAARKAVAEIKERLEELSREELMKISKSVNETPVYTMENRTRERTIRAKETTMVDSAQPPEPRNRSDFLKYFCQLRLDPSTAYKELHLSDGNRKVIRTRDLQPYSENSERFDSFAQVLCREALSGGRFYWEIEWSGEFSIGVAYKGISRKGKGSLCLLGYNEKSWSLLCSDSGYSAWHNRVDKAINAAHSPRIGVYLDHIAGILSFYSIGETMTLLHKFETTFKEPLYPGFGVGTSVKICQLK; encoded by the exons ATGGCTGAGCCCATGTCTCCAGACTACTTCAGCTGCCCTCTCTGCGTGGGCATGCTGAGGGATCCCGTGGCCATACCCTGCGGCCACAGCTTCTGCATGGACTGTATCAGCAACTACTGGAATGAGGCCGACTACACGGGAATCTACATCTGCCCTCAGTGCAGGATCACTTTCACCCAGCGGCCCGTGCTGCGGCCAAACACAATGCTGACCAAAGTGGCGGAGAAGATGAAGAAGTCAGGCCTCAACCCGCCGGCCGGAGTTCCAAACAACAGCTACGCCGGCCCTGGGGACGTGCCTTGCGACTTCTGCACGGGCAAGAAGTTCAAGGCCGTCAAGTCGTGCCTGAACTGCCTGGCCTCGTACTGCGACAAGCATCTGAAGCCCCACTATGAGTCAGCCACCTTCAAGCGCCACAAGCTGGTGGACGAGCTGGGAAACTTGGACCGCAAGATCTGTCCCCAGCACCAGAAGTCCCTGGAGCTCTTCTGTCGGACCGACCAGATGTGCATCTGCGCTCTCTGCACGGTCAGCGAGCACAGGGGCCACGACATTGTCTCTGCCGAGGCTGAGAGGACTGAGAAGCAG AAACTACTGGGAGTTTCGCAGGTGGAAATCCGTCAGAAATGCCAGGATAGGATGAAGGAATTGGATGAGCTAAGAACAGCAGTGGATTCTCTCAAA AGCTCAGCACAGCGGGCCATGGCTGAGAGCGAGAAGCTCTTCAGCGAGATGATCCGCTCGATCGAGAGGATGCGCGCCGAGGTCAGCAAGCTCATCGGCATCAACGAGAAGGCAGCCTTCAACCAGGCAGAGGGGTTGGTGGAGAGGCTGGAGCAGGAAATTGAAGAGTTAAAGAAGAAAGAGTCAGGACTGAAACAGCTGCACAGCACAGAGGACCATATACATTTCTTACAG AACTTCAATTATCTCTGCACCCCTACTGATGATGGAGTAATACCCAGGGTGTCACTCAACCCAGACTTCTCATTTGGAGCTGCCAGGAAAGCTGTGGCTGAAATTAAGGAGCGTCTGGAAGAACTGAGCAGGGAGGAATTAATGAAGATCTCCAAATCAG TGAATGAAACTCCAGTGTACACAATGGAGAACCGGACAAGGGAGAGAACCATTAGAG CTAAAGAGACGACCATGGTGGATAGTGCTCAACCTCCTGAGCCCAGGAACAGATCTGACTTTTTGAAAT ACTTCTGCCAGCTCCGATTGGATCCCAGCACTGCATACAAAGAGCTGCACCTGTCTGACGGCAACAGAAAGGTGATCCGGACCAGGGACCTGCAACCATACTCAGAGAACTCCGAGAGGTTCGACAGCTTCGCCCAGGTGCTCTGCCGGGAGGCCCTGTCAGGGGGGCGCTTCTACTGGGAGATCGAGTGGAGCGGGGAGTTCTCCATCGGGGTGGCCTACAAAGGGATCAGCCGGAAAGGCAAGGGGTCCCTCTGCCTCCTGGGGTACAACGAAAAGTCCTGGAGCCTGCTGTGCTCTGACTCGGGCTACTCGGCCTGGCACAACAGGGTGGACAAGGCCATAAACGCTGCTCACTCCCCCAGGATAGGAGTCTATTTGGACCACATCGCTGGGATCCTGTCCTTCTACAGCATAGGGGAGACTATGACCCTCCTGCATAAGTTTGAGACAACGTTTAAGGAGCCACTGTATCCCGGCTTTGGAGTGGGCACTTCTGTTAAGATCTGTCAGCTGAAATGA
- the ftr83 gene encoding finTRIM family, member 83 isoform X1: MASEDDCHLCKEDLRDPVSIPCGHSFCSICLKTYWDHADHTGSYNCPQCRVTYNKRPSPRRMQQNSRHSTHAAHSMHSTLPRNSESFPPPPPSPDYNYAGPRDVGCDICIGKKHKAVKSCLMCLASYCDKHLKPHFESATFKRHKLVDEIGHLDRQICPQHQKGLELYCRTDQMCICVLCTVKEHKGHDMVSAETERAEKQNLLGATQAEIQQKIHERLKQMEELKQAVDSLKSSAQRALQESDKLFGEMLHSIERMKAEMSKLISTNKKSALNTAENHMERLTHEISDLKKRDAELTQLSRTEDHIHFIQSFHMLIAQTEAEELPTVSVNPYFSFGSVTKTVSEMKEHLNEYSNEELVKVAKTVNKMPFCQLDERKKRQTMKSNEVEVYKSPSQEPRTRDEFLQYAYPLTLDPTTAYRQLYLSRGNRKAALKRDAQSYGDNTHRFDSLPQVLCKEALSGGAYYWEVEWSGEGAAIGVTYKGIKRNGYGDGSRIGYNRKSWSLFCSDSSYSARHNKDQIEINAPYSSRIGVFLDHSAGTLSFYSVSDTMSLIHRFQTTFSEIVYPGFWVWYESAITISQL; this comes from the exons ATGGCTTCTGAAGACGACTGCCACCTGTGCAAGGAGGACCTGAGGGACCCCGTGTCCATTCCCTGTGGACACTCCTTCTGTTCTATTTGTCTCAAGACTTACTGGGACCATGCTGACCACACTGGGAGCTACAACTGCCCTCAGTGTAGGGTCACCTACAACAAGAGACCGTCCCCGCGTCGAATGCAGCAGAACTCGAGGCATTCGACGCATGCGGCGCATTCAATGCATTCTACGCTTCCCCGGAACTCGGAGTCATTCCCACCGCCACCTCCGTCCCCTGACTATAACTACGCCGGCCCCCGGGACGTGGGCTGCGACATCTGCATCGGCAAGAAACACAAGGCCGTCAAGTCATGCCTGATGTGCCTGGCGTCCTACTGTGACAAGCATCTGAAGCCCCACTTTGAGTCAGCCACCTTCAAGCGCCACAAGCTGGTGGACGAGATCGGGCACCTGGACCGGCAGATCTGCCCCCAGCACCAGAAGGGTCTGGAGCTGTACTGCCGCACCGATCAGATGTGTATCTGCGTCCTCTGCACGGTGAAGGAGCACAAGGGCCACGACATGGTGTCCGCTGAGACCGAGAGGGCAGAGAAACAG AATCTTCTGGGTGCCACCCAGGCAGAAATCCAACAGAAAATCCATGAGAGATTGAAGCAGATGGAGGAACTTAAACAGGCAGTGGATTCTCTCAAG AGCTCTGCCCAGAGGGCCTTGCAGGAGAGCGATAAGCTCTTCGGAGAAATGCTGCACTCCATCGAGAGGATGAAGGCTGAGATGAGCAAGCTCATCTCCACCAACAAGAAGTCGGCCCTCAACACGGCAGAAAACCACATGGAGAGGCTGACCCACGAGATCTCCGACCTGAAGAAACGGGACGCTGAGCTGACACAGCTCTCCCGCACGGAGGACCACATCCACTTTATCCAG AGCTTCCACATGCTCATTGCCCAGACCGAAGCAGAAGAGCTGCCTACTGTGTCAGTGAACCCATACTTCTCCTTCGGGTCGGTGACCAAGACTGTGTCTGAGATGAAGGAACATCTAAATGAATACAGCAATGAGGAACTGGTGAAGGTAGCAAAAACAG TCAATAAGATGCCCTTTTGCCAGCTGGATGAACGCAAGAAAAGACAAACCATGAAAT CCAATGAAGTTGAGGTCTACAAGTCTCCTAGTCAAGAGCCACGAACAAGAGATGAGTTCTTACAAT ATGCATACCCACTCACACTAGACCCAACCACAGCATACAGACAGCTGTACTTGTCAAGAGGGAACAGGAAGGCTGCCTTGAAGAGAGATGCGCAGTCTTACGGAGATAACACGCACAGGTTCGACTCCCTGCCCCAAGTCCTCTGCAAGGAGGCCCTGTCTGGGGGTGCTTATTACTGGGAGGTGGAGTGGAGCGGGGAAGGGGCTGCCATAGGGGTCACTTACAAGGGAATCAAGAGGAACGGCTACGGAGATGGATCCCGCATTGGATACAACCGGAAATCCTGGAGCCTCTTCTGCTCTGACTCCAGCTACTCGGCCCGCCACAACAAGGACCAGATTGAGATAAACGCCCCCTACTCATCCCGCATCGGGGTCTTCCTGGACCACTCGGCTGGCACCCTGTCCTTTTACAGTGTCTCTGACACCATGTCCCTCATCCACAGGTTCCAGACCACCTTCAGTGAGATAGTTTATCCGGGCTTCTGGGTATGGTATGAATCTGCCATCACCATAAGCCAGTTGTAA
- the ftr83 gene encoding finTRIM family, member 83 isoform X2, protein MASEDDCHLCKEDLRDPVSIPCGHSFCSICLKTYWDHADHTGSYNCPQCRVTYNKRPSPRRMQQNSRHSTHAAHSMHSTLPRNSESFPPPPPSPDYNYAGPRDVGCDICIGKKHKAVKSCLMCLASYCDKHLKPHFESATFKRHKLVDEIGHLDRQICPQHQKGLELYCRTDQMCICVLCTVKEHKGHDMVSAETERAEKQNLLGATQAEIQQKIHERLKQMEELKQAVDSLKSSAQRALQESDKLFGEMLHSIERMKAEMSKLISTNKKSALNTAENHMERLTHEISDLKKRDAELTQLSRTEDHIHFIQSFHMLIAQTEAEELPTVSVNPYFSFGSVTKTVSEMKEHLNEYSNEELVKVAKTVNKMPFCQLDERKKRQTMKSNEVEVYKSPSQEPRTRDEFLQYEHSRPSGTSRQARRDVKQLYHQF, encoded by the exons ATGGCTTCTGAAGACGACTGCCACCTGTGCAAGGAGGACCTGAGGGACCCCGTGTCCATTCCCTGTGGACACTCCTTCTGTTCTATTTGTCTCAAGACTTACTGGGACCATGCTGACCACACTGGGAGCTACAACTGCCCTCAGTGTAGGGTCACCTACAACAAGAGACCGTCCCCGCGTCGAATGCAGCAGAACTCGAGGCATTCGACGCATGCGGCGCATTCAATGCATTCTACGCTTCCCCGGAACTCGGAGTCATTCCCACCGCCACCTCCGTCCCCTGACTATAACTACGCCGGCCCCCGGGACGTGGGCTGCGACATCTGCATCGGCAAGAAACACAAGGCCGTCAAGTCATGCCTGATGTGCCTGGCGTCCTACTGTGACAAGCATCTGAAGCCCCACTTTGAGTCAGCCACCTTCAAGCGCCACAAGCTGGTGGACGAGATCGGGCACCTGGACCGGCAGATCTGCCCCCAGCACCAGAAGGGTCTGGAGCTGTACTGCCGCACCGATCAGATGTGTATCTGCGTCCTCTGCACGGTGAAGGAGCACAAGGGCCACGACATGGTGTCCGCTGAGACCGAGAGGGCAGAGAAACAG AATCTTCTGGGTGCCACCCAGGCAGAAATCCAACAGAAAATCCATGAGAGATTGAAGCAGATGGAGGAACTTAAACAGGCAGTGGATTCTCTCAAG AGCTCTGCCCAGAGGGCCTTGCAGGAGAGCGATAAGCTCTTCGGAGAAATGCTGCACTCCATCGAGAGGATGAAGGCTGAGATGAGCAAGCTCATCTCCACCAACAAGAAGTCGGCCCTCAACACGGCAGAAAACCACATGGAGAGGCTGACCCACGAGATCTCCGACCTGAAGAAACGGGACGCTGAGCTGACACAGCTCTCCCGCACGGAGGACCACATCCACTTTATCCAG AGCTTCCACATGCTCATTGCCCAGACCGAAGCAGAAGAGCTGCCTACTGTGTCAGTGAACCCATACTTCTCCTTCGGGTCGGTGACCAAGACTGTGTCTGAGATGAAGGAACATCTAAATGAATACAGCAATGAGGAACTGGTGAAGGTAGCAAAAACAG TCAATAAGATGCCCTTTTGCCAGCTGGATGAACGCAAGAAAAGACAAACCATGAAAT CCAATGAAGTTGAGGTCTACAAGTCTCCTAGTCAAGAGCCACGAACAAGAGATGAGTTCTTACAAT ATGAGCACTCTCGTCCATCTGGCACAAGCCGTCAAGCAAGACGAGACGTCAAGCAACTGTACCATCAGTTCTGA